A part of Ignavibacteriales bacterium genomic DNA contains:
- a CDS encoding HAD-IA family hydrolase, with translation MNKITHLCFDLDGTLINSFYNIYFATNETLKRLGIKALINEADFRLTIGLHFNEIFEKLNIPVNDFEEFISLYKKIYFDFIDSSKIYPAVIETLQLLYTKNIKISLLTTKAQDQTDKIIDHFELRKYFSLVMGRRDGIAHKPSAEPLQIICKELNVFPSATIMAGDTELDIRCGKAAGTQTCAVNYGYRTEELLLKEEPDFLINSIEEIILLVS, from the coding sequence ATGAACAAAATAACACATTTATGTTTTGACCTTGACGGGACTTTAATAAACTCTTTCTATAATATTTACTTTGCCACTAATGAAACGTTAAAAAGGCTGGGGATAAAAGCACTAATCAATGAAGCTGATTTTCGTTTAACCATTGGACTTCACTTTAATGAAATATTTGAAAAGCTGAATATTCCGGTAAATGATTTTGAAGAGTTTATTAGCCTGTATAAAAAGATTTATTTTGATTTTATAGATTCGTCGAAAATTTATCCGGCTGTGATTGAAACTCTCCAATTACTTTACACTAAAAATATTAAAATATCTCTGCTGACTACAAAAGCCCAGGATCAAACGGATAAAATTATTGATCACTTTGAATTACGTAAATATTTTTCCTTAGTGATGGGAAGACGTGATGGCATTGCTCATAAACCTTCTGCTGAGCCTCTTCAAATAATCTGCAAGGAGTTAAATGTTTTTCCATCCGCAACAATAATGGCGGGTGACACGGAGCTTGATATCAGATGCGGGAAAGCTGCCGGGACACAAACCTGCGCAGTAAATTATGGTTACAGAACCGAAGAGTTATTATTGAAAGAAGAGCCTGATTTTCTTATAAATTCGATTGAAGAAATTATCCTGTTAGTTTCCTAA
- the ypdA gene encoding YpdA family putative bacillithiol disulfide reductase has protein sequence MHDVLIVGAGPIGLACGIEAAKRNMSYLILEKGCLVNSLFHYPTNMTFFSTSDRLEIGDVPFVSHGDKPTRRESLEYYRRVKEAWKLNVNSFEKVLSIKKNSSGFEILSEKNSCLAKKIIIATGFYDHPNKLNVTGEDLPKVKHYFDEAHPYAYLKIAVIGGGNSSVDAALETFRRGSEVTMIVREEKLKDSVKYWVRPDIDNRINEGSIKAFFNSEITSIRENEIDVQTPDGKVTIENDFVLAMTGYHPDFDFLKSIGIEINQSPEMSPVFNPETFETNVEGIFLAGVVCGGMETGKWFIENSRYHPPKIFDKIQKDL, from the coding sequence ATGCATGATGTTTTAATTGTTGGAGCAGGTCCAATCGGGTTAGCCTGCGGAATAGAAGCTGCAAAGAGAAACATGTCCTATCTTATTTTAGAAAAAGGCTGTCTGGTTAATTCTCTTTTTCATTATCCAACCAACATGACCTTTTTTTCAACTTCGGATCGCCTGGAAATAGGTGATGTGCCTTTTGTTTCGCACGGTGATAAACCAACTCGCAGAGAATCACTTGAATATTACCGCAGAGTCAAAGAAGCATGGAAACTCAATGTAAATTCATTCGAAAAAGTTCTTTCAATTAAAAAAAATTCTAGCGGGTTTGAAATTCTATCAGAAAAGAATAGCTGCTTGGCAAAAAAAATAATTATTGCCACAGGATTTTACGATCACCCGAATAAACTTAATGTTACCGGTGAAGATCTGCCGAAAGTAAAACATTATTTTGATGAAGCACATCCTTATGCCTATTTGAAAATTGCAGTGATTGGCGGGGGTAATTCTTCGGTTGATGCCGCACTTGAAACATTTAGAAGAGGCTCTGAAGTAACAATGATAGTCAGAGAAGAGAAGCTGAAGGATAGTGTAAAATATTGGGTGCGTCCCGATATTGATAATCGAATCAACGAAGGTTCTATAAAAGCTTTTTTCAATTCTGAAATAACCAGCATTAGAGAAAATGAAATTGATGTTCAAACTCCAGATGGGAAAGTTACTATTGAAAATGACTTCGTACTTGCGATGACCGGTTATCATCCGGATTTTGATTTCTTAAAAAGTATCGGGATTGAAATAAATCAAAGTCCGGAAATGAGTCCTGTTTTTAATCCGGAAACTTTCGAGACAAATGTTGAAGGAATATTTTTAGCAGGTGTTGTTTGCGGCGGAATGGAAACGGGGAAATGGTTTATCGAAAATTCTCGTTATCATCCCCCAAAAATTTTTGATAAAATTCAAAAAGATTTATGA
- a CDS encoding class I fructose-bisphosphate aldolase: MINKIKELLGSDAESLLSYKAKFPKEQLHLPGPDFVDRIFAQSDRNNRVLGNLQWIINHGRLAGTGYLSILPVDQGIEHSAGASFAPNPAYFDPENIVKLAIEGGCNAVASTLGVLGMTARKYSHKIPFIVKINHNELLTFPNKFDQIMFASVDQAYDIGAAAVGATIYFGSEESARQIVEVSEAFHYAHELGLATVLWCYLRNSEFKKDKDYHVSADLTGQANHLGVTIEADIIKQKLPENNGGYNALKNFGKTSKKVYSDLTTDHQIDLTRYQVINNYMGRAGLINSGGASGENDFAEAVKTAVINKRAGGMGLIVGRKGFQRPMADGVKLLNLIQDVYLTKEVTVA; this comes from the coding sequence ATGATAAATAAAATTAAAGAATTACTCGGTTCTGATGCCGAATCACTTCTTTCTTACAAAGCAAAATTTCCCAAGGAACAACTACATTTACCGGGACCTGATTTTGTGGATAGAATCTTTGCACAAAGCGACCGCAACAACCGCGTGCTTGGCAATCTTCAATGGATTATCAATCACGGAAGACTTGCTGGAACAGGTTATCTTTCAATTCTTCCTGTTGATCAGGGAATTGAGCATTCCGCCGGCGCTTCGTTCGCACCAAATCCTGCTTACTTCGATCCTGAAAATATTGTTAAACTTGCTATCGAAGGAGGGTGTAATGCAGTTGCCTCTACGCTTGGTGTGCTCGGAATGACCGCAAGAAAATATTCACACAAAATTCCTTTCATCGTTAAAATTAATCATAACGAACTGCTCACTTTTCCAAATAAGTTTGATCAAATCATGTTTGCAAGCGTTGACCAGGCTTATGATATAGGTGCCGCGGCAGTTGGCGCAACAATTTATTTCGGCTCAGAGGAAAGCGCACGTCAGATAGTTGAAGTAAGTGAAGCTTTTCATTATGCTCACGAACTCGGACTTGCAACTGTTTTGTGGTGCTACCTAAGAAATAGTGAATTCAAGAAAGATAAAGATTATCATGTTTCGGCTGACTTAACCGGACAGGCAAATCATCTTGGCGTTACTATCGAAGCAGATATAATCAAGCAAAAACTTCCGGAGAATAACGGCGGTTATAACGCTCTCAAAAATTTTGGAAAGACAAGTAAAAAGGTTTATTCTGATTTAACTACTGATCATCAGATTGATCTAACGCGTTACCAGGTAATTAATAATTATATGGGAAGGGCGGGGTTGATTAATAGCGGCGGCGCAAGCGGCGAAAATGATTTTGCCGAAGCAGTAAAAACTGCAGTGATAAATAAACGTGCAGGCGGAATGG
- a CDS encoding cation:proton antiporter, translating to MHEFRIIRDIVVILLVSLPIIFLFKKINLPSIVGFLIAGMIIGPFGFNLIRSIDEVEVMAEIGVMILMFTIGLEVSFSQLVKIKKFLIVAGGLQFMLTVLIGTLIFYFLNIEVRRAIFYGLLLSLSSTAIVLKIFSDRNEFETIQGKISLGILIFQDLAVVPVFLLIPLLGSQQGLTGGEIILKLFAAFSSIAIILFLAKLLMPKIVHQIARLRLREAFTVGIILLLLGTAYLTYSLGLSFAMGAFVAGLILAESDYNHQILSEIIPFKDAFNSIFFVSIGLLLNISFVVSNPLLISSFALGIILIKSTIIISIVLFIKYPLRIAVLTGLALAQVGEFSFVLAQTGNNYNLLSTDAYNIFLASTIFTMILTPFIIKASPRLSIYSKNYDLNSDNILHQDKLSAHVIIAGFGLNGSNLARVLKETGIPYIVAELNPDTVKREKAKGEKILYGDISKEEILRAVSIEKANIIVFAISDPSITKSSLSLAKKINPKVYALVRTRYINEVDELKKLGADEVIPEEFETALQIFRKVLEKYHIPLNVIMQQTTMLRQESYSLLRKEGMDIGSFVHLDEILAQGLTESFYVNTESKIIGKSISEINLRAETDATIIAIVRGGKTISNPSGKEILKAADTLVIYGTHQSVDKAIEKLS from the coding sequence ATGCATGAATTTAGAATTATCAGGGATATTGTTGTAATTCTGCTTGTATCTCTTCCTATAATATTTCTTTTTAAAAAAATTAATCTTCCAAGCATAGTAGGGTTTTTGATTGCCGGAATGATTATCGGTCCATTTGGTTTTAATCTTATCAGATCAATTGATGAGGTGGAAGTAATGGCAGAGATCGGTGTGATGATTCTTATGTTTACTATTGGGTTAGAAGTATCATTTTCGCAATTAGTAAAGATCAAAAAGTTTTTAATCGTTGCCGGCGGACTTCAATTTATGTTAACTGTTTTAATCGGTACCCTGATATTTTACTTTCTCAACATTGAAGTCAGACGGGCAATTTTTTATGGATTACTTTTAAGTCTTTCGAGTACGGCAATTGTATTGAAGATATTTTCAGATCGAAATGAATTCGAAACAATTCAAGGTAAAATATCTCTCGGTATATTGATTTTTCAAGATCTTGCCGTTGTGCCTGTGTTTTTATTGATTCCCTTACTTGGTTCACAACAAGGATTAACAGGGGGAGAGATAATTCTTAAATTATTTGCTGCTTTTAGTTCAATTGCGATAATACTTTTTTTGGCAAAATTACTGATGCCGAAAATTGTACATCAAATTGCAAGGCTCAGACTTCGTGAAGCTTTTACGGTGGGGATAATTTTACTGCTGCTTGGAACGGCTTATTTAACATATTCATTGGGGCTATCATTTGCAATGGGTGCTTTTGTTGCAGGATTGATACTTGCCGAATCAGATTACAATCATCAAATACTTTCTGAAATTATTCCTTTCAAAGACGCGTTCAATAGTATTTTTTTCGTTTCGATCGGCTTGCTGCTTAATATTTCATTTGTGGTTTCTAATCCACTTCTGATATCGTCTTTTGCGCTTGGAATTATTTTGATAAAGTCAACAATTATTATTTCAATTGTATTATTCATCAAATATCCATTAAGGATAGCTGTTCTTACAGGATTAGCACTGGCTCAGGTTGGCGAGTTTTCTTTCGTACTTGCACAAACAGGAAATAACTATAATCTGTTAAGCACTGATGCTTATAATATTTTTTTAGCATCAACAATTTTTACGATGATACTCACGCCGTTCATCATTAAGGCATCACCCCGCCTTTCTATATATTCTAAAAATTATGATCTTAATAGTGATAACATTCTTCATCAGGATAAACTTTCAGCACACGTGATTATTGCCGGGTTTGGATTAAATGGAAGCAATCTTGCCCGCGTATTAAAAGAGACCGGAATTCCATACATTGTTGCAGAATTAAATCCAGACACAGTAAAAAGAGAAAAAGCAAAGGGTGAAAAAATATTATATGGTGACATCAGTAAAGAAGAAATCCTTCGGGCGGTTTCAATTGAAAAAGCAAATATCATCGTGTTCGCAATTTCTGATCCGTCAATAACTAAAAGCAGTTTAAGCCTTGCAAAAAAAATTAATCCAAAGGTTTATGCACTTGTTCGCACAAGATATATTAATGAGGTTGACGAGTTGAAAAAGCTGGGAGCTGATGAAGTAATACCGGAAGAGTTTGAAACTGCACTTCAAATATTTAGAAAAGTTCTTGAAAAATATCACATACCTTTAAATGTAATAATGCAGCAAACTACAATGCTTCGGCAGGAATCTTACAGCTTGCTAAGAAAGGAGGGGATGGATATTGGTTCGTTTGTGCATCTTGATGAAATTCTTGCACAAGGATTAACTGAATCGTTTTATGTTAACACCGAGAGTAAAATTATTGGGAAGAGTATTTCTGAAATAAACCTTCGTGCCGAAACAGACGCAACAATAATTGCAATAGTAAGAGGCGGTAAAACTATTTCTAATCCATCGGGCAAAGAAATATTGAAAGCCGCAGATACTTTAGTTATTTATGGAACTCATCAGTCTGTTGACAAAGCAATTGAAAAACTAAGTTAG
- a CDS encoding Glu/Leu/Phe/Val dehydrogenase, whose amino-acid sequence MQSYNSFKVAQQQMLEAAKLLNLDKATIELLSVPQREYAFTLHVQMDNGKKKIFQAYRIQYNFARGPAKGGIRFHPEETVDTIRALACWMTWKTAVVDLPLGGGKGGVCCDPKSMSERELENLSREYIRAVAPLIGVDRDIPAPDVYTNPQTMSWMMDEYETIINSHQPGAFTDKPQQVGGTEGRRDATARGGVISVREACRVLGFDPTKSYAIQGFGNAGQRAALLHQEMLGGGKLVAVSDSRGAIYNSKGFDPKDLVTFKLKNGSIADYPGGKEIPHSALLELDVEVLYPAALENAITARNARSIKAKIVCELANGPTTPEADIILHKNKVHVIPDILASAGGVTVSYFEMVQDSYSYFWEESQIHKRLDKVLTKAYHTVQEAIKEKKVHPRLAAMVVGVARVAQACKLRGWV is encoded by the coding sequence ATGCAATCTTATAATTCTTTTAAAGTCGCGCAGCAGCAAATGCTTGAGGCAGCGAAGCTTCTCAATCTTGATAAAGCAACGATAGAACTATTGAGTGTGCCGCAAAGGGAATATGCGTTTACTTTGCATGTTCAAATGGATAACGGTAAGAAAAAAATCTTTCAGGCTTACCGGATACAATATAACTTTGCACGCGGACCTGCTAAGGGGGGTATTCGTTTTCATCCGGAGGAAACTGTGGATACAATTCGAGCTCTTGCCTGCTGGATGACATGGAAAACTGCGGTTGTGGATCTCCCGCTTGGGGGAGGAAAAGGAGGGGTTTGCTGTGATCCAAAGTCAATGTCTGAAAGAGAATTAGAAAATCTCTCTCGTGAATATATCAGAGCAGTTGCACCTTTAATAGGTGTAGATAGGGATATTCCTGCTCCCGATGTTTATACAAATCCACAAACAATGTCCTGGATGATGGACGAATACGAAACGATAATCAACAGTCATCAACCCGGTGCATTCACAGATAAACCCCAACAGGTTGGTGGAACAGAAGGCAGAAGAGATGCTACTGCGCGCGGTGGTGTTATCTCTGTTCGCGAAGCTTGCAGAGTTCTCGGCTTCGATCCAACGAAAAGTTATGCAATACAAGGTTTTGGTAATGCCGGTCAAAGAGCAGCGCTTCTTCATCAGGAAATGCTTGGGGGAGGTAAATTGGTTGCTGTCAGCGATTCGCGCGGTGCAATTTATAACAGCAAGGGATTTGACCCGAAAGATCTCGTTACCTTTAAATTAAAAAACGGGTCTATAGCAGATTACCCGGGAGGCAAAGAAATTCCTCACAGTGCTCTTCTTGAACTTGATGTTGAGGTACTATATCCAGCCGCATTAGAGAATGCAATCACTGCAAGGAATGCCCGGAGTATTAAAGCAAAAATAGTTTGTGAGCTTGCAAACGGACCCACAACTCCCGAGGCTGATATTATTTTGCATAAAAATAAAGTACACGTAATCCCCGACATACTTGCCAGCGCAGGAGGGGTTACTGTTTCATACTTTGAGATGGTTCAGGATAGCTATTCATATTTCTGGGAAGAATCTCAAATACATAAACGGCTCGACAAAGTTCTTACAAAAGCTTATCATACCGTACAGGAAGCAATTAAAGAAAAGAAAGTTCATCCGAGATTAGCGGCAATGGTGGTGGGTGTTGCAAGAGTAGCGCAAGCCTGCAAGCTGCGTGGATGGGTGTAA